The Methylomusa anaerophila genome has a segment encoding these proteins:
- a CDS encoding hemagglutinin repeat-containing protein: MTAEQTTHAETVNPSNINAGGNVNITATDGDINLIATNIHAIDVLLDAKQNLNLDAAQNQQQIDGKTSSSSWSLGASFGLDGNFTGLTGGFGSGHGTENGNTVTHTGSVIDAAGTVTLKSGNDTNIIGSQVKGDKVVADIGGNLNLASTQDSDDYAANNQSTGIGFGTGKISGTTGSFNTGKTNSNYDSVTGQAGIFAGAEGFDIYVGKNTDLKGAVIASDATPDKNKLSTDTLTYSDIQNKAEYSASSVGVGYAAGKDANGKDVADKDKGLIPNIGVTASGEASSTTKSAISLGTIDIRSNPTQDISNLNRTPEGSINALGKIFDKQTVKEQQELANLFGQEAFKAIGNLGLTEGSPEKVFLDAFAGGLMAQLGGGSFASGAAGAGFNQLVQLELAKITDPALHQWASAVVGIAAASVVGGNAQTGASTAVSETRNNWFWGAHVLARTAAISAFRYLSSTPAGRAALQKLEIYSEEALIASEEMMAKVVNEANALMTRFGIPGRVQSRINLITGDLEAGWEHVLSRHFNTSVNASQFTVAPEELQGILQSEQVIGTPILRIVLSDQGPRFLREVTLDKIIGIDKFSNLPTSVMTVLTDLQGNLVTATPGVIK; encoded by the coding sequence ATGACCGCCGAACAAACAACCCACGCCGAAACCGTCAACCCGTCCAACATCAACGCCGGCGGCAACGTCAACATCACCGCCACCGACGGGGATATCAACCTGATAGCGACAAACATCCATGCCATCGACGTCCTGCTCGACGCCAAGCAAAACCTCAACCTCGACGCCGCCCAAAACCAACAACAGATCGACGGCAAAACCAGCTCCTCCTCCTGGTCCTTGGGAGCATCCTTCGGCCTTGACGGCAACTTTACCGGCCTGACCGGCGGCTTCGGCTCCGGCCACGGCACGGAAAACGGCAACACGGTAACCCATACCGGCAGCGTCATCGACGCCGCCGGCACCGTAACCCTCAAATCCGGCAACGACACCAACATTATCGGTTCCCAGGTCAAAGGCGACAAAGTTGTGGCCGACATCGGCGGCAACCTCAACCTCGCCAGCACGCAGGACAGTGATGACTACGCGGCGAACAATCAAAGCACCGGCATTGGTTTCGGCACCGGCAAGATCAGCGGTACAACGGGCTCCTTCAATACCGGCAAGACCAACTCCAACTATGACAGTGTCACCGGTCAGGCAGGGATTTTTGCCGGGGCGGAAGGCTTTGATATTTATGTGGGGAAGAATACCGACCTGAAGGGTGCGGTCATTGCGAGTGATGCTACGCCGGATAAGAATAAGCTGAGTACCGATACACTGACTTACTCGGATATTCAAAATAAGGCAGAGTATAGCGCAAGCAGTGTTGGAGTTGGCTACGCTGCAGGCAAAGACGCCAATGGCAAAGATGTTGCCGATAAAGACAAAGGATTAATACCCAATATTGGGGTAACAGCCAGCGGAGAAGCCTCCAGTACCACAAAATCGGCTATTTCTCTGGGAACTATTGATATTCGCAGCAATCCCACCCAGGATATCTCTAATCTAAACCGCACACCGGAAGGCTCCATAAATGCGCTAGGTAAGATTTTTGACAAACAGACTGTTAAAGAACAACAAGAATTGGCAAATTTATTTGGCCAAGAAGCATTTAAGGCTATTGGTAATCTTGGATTAACTGAAGGTAGTCCTGAAAAAGTGTTTCTTGATGCGTTTGCTGGCGGACTAATGGCTCAACTTGGCGGAGGAAGTTTTGCTTCTGGCGCTGCTGGTGCAGGATTTAATCAACTTGTTCAGCTGGAATTAGCTAAGATTACAGATCCTGCATTACATCAATGGGCTAGTGCGGTTGTAGGTATCGCAGCCGCTAGTGTTGTTGGCGGTAATGCACAGACCGGAGCAAGTACGGCGGTTAGTGAGACAAGGAATAATTGGTTCTGGGGTGCACATGTACTTGCAAGGACAGCTGCAATTTCAGCATTTAGATATTTATCTAGTACACCTGCAGGAAGGGCGGCACTTCAAAAATTAGAAATTTATTCAGAAGAAGCGTTGATTGCCAGTGAAGAAATGATGGCAAAAGTTGTGAATGAAGCGAATGCACTCATGACACGTTTTGGAATACCTGGGCGTGTTCAATCCCGTATTAACTTAATAACTGGAGATTTGGAGGCTGGATGGGAACATGTATTATCCAGACATTTTAATACTTCGGTTAATGCTTCTCAATTTACTGTAGCACCAGAGGAACTGCAAGGCATTCTTCAAAGTGAACAAGTCATTGGGACTCCTATACTTAGAATAGTGTTAAGTGATCAAGGTCCTAGATTCTTACGAGAAGTAACCTTAGATAAAATAATAGGGATTGATAAATTTTCTAATCTACCGACTTCAGTTATGACTGTATTAACCGATTTACAAGGTAATTTGGTAACAGCTACACCGGGAGTGATAAAATGA